In Pyrus communis chromosome 1, drPyrComm1.1, whole genome shotgun sequence, the following are encoded in one genomic region:
- the LOC137712140 gene encoding uncharacterized protein: MSNKNCYFCMQLMGRVCSLNITQLLLLGSTSKRPEFKDVFVNAKAKFPIRMGLFVMDFKLHCVGGYNIVLNEDVPHFEMDGRTFRPDPEISCPNTEVFTFDPSSKTLYRDNNFPNLLGPKSSPIVVTLGYKNRVYVLSTDPAFLFSDNLPEPLFEYFDFDSRIWKALPSPLHKCRRPIVSYYAIGHKLYLKTNQFSFIFDALKEKWDSSDDVPFNVPNLLCSLEYNGFLIAMPDGKERLVAYNLDSFGHSNSYQLLAQLQDVFKAPFYEPMECFLTRLDDHGRMCLLYSGTPNYSNRLCARVAVFQVFVSNSTDNPVVTAVLEAVEDYDIEDLMLRDYTIYSTFIMYDDLNKDDTMADASFTNLTLSR, from the exons ATGTCGAACAAGAATTGCTATTTTTGCATGCAGCTTATGGGGCGAGTTTGCAGCCTAAACATCACTCAACTATTATTATTGGGGTCTACTTCTAAGAGGCCAGAATTTAAAGATGTGTTTGTCAATGCAAAAGCTAAATTTCCCATCCGGATGGGACTTTTTGTCATGGATTTCAAATTGCATTGCGTTGGGGGTTATAACATTGTATTGAATGAGGATGTTCCTCATTTTGAGATGGACGGGAGGACGTTTCGACCTGACCCTGAAATTAGCTGCCCCAACACAGAGGTCTTCACCTTTGACCCGTCATCCAAGACCCTCTATAGGGACAATAACTTTCCCAACCTTTTGGGTCCGAAGTCCAGCCCCATCGTGGTCACCCTTGGGTATAAAAACAGAGTATATGTCCTCTCGACAGATCCAGCCTTCCTTTTTTCTGATAATTTACCTGAACCACTTTTCGagtattttgattttgattcaaGAATCTGGAAAGCTCTCCCTTCCCCCCTCCACAAATGCAGGCGCCCTATCGTTTCCTACTATGCTATTGGCCACAAGCTGTACCTTAAAACCAACCAATTTTCGTTCATTTTTGATGCACTCAAAGAAAAATGGGACTCGTCAGATGACGTCCCATTTAATGTTCCCAATCTTCTGTGCTCTCTAGAATACAATGGCTTTCTAATTGCCATGCCCGACGGCAAAGAACGTCTTGTTGCCTATAACTTGGACTCATTTGGGCACAGCAATTCTTATCAGCTTCTAGCTCAGCTACAGGACGTATTCAAGGCTCCCTTTTACGAGCCCATGGAGTGCTTTCTCACCCGTCTTGACGATCATGGCCGCATGTGCCTCCTCTATTCAGGCACGCCCAACTATTCCAATAGGTTGTGTGCCCGTGTAGCGGTGTTTCAAGTGTTCGTCTCAAACTCAACTGACAATCCAGTTGTCACTGCAGTTCTAGAGGCTGTCGAAGACTATGATATCGAGGACTTAATGCTTCGTGATTACACTATTTACTCAACGTTCATCAT GTATGATGATTTGAACAAGGACGATACCATGGCTGATGCAAGTTTCACAAACTTAACTCTTTCTCGCTAG